One window from the genome of Podospora pseudocomata strain CBS 415.72m chromosome 6, whole genome shotgun sequence encodes:
- the YUH1_2 gene encoding ubiquitinyl hydrolase 1 (COG:O; MEROPS:MER0000836; EggNog:ENOG503NUZS), translated as MSNPDPPTTAPAFIPLEANPELMTTLLTNLGMSPTLALHDVYSLTDPDLLSFIPRPAYALLLVFPITPTYESHRLAEDSLLPDHVPTPDYPVIWFRQTIRNACGLMGLLHAIANSPAEFITPDSDLDRIVKTALPLDTIGRARLLETEESLARAHRAAAERGDTAAPEATDEVDLHYVAFVKGRDGGLWEMDGRRKGPIRRGELEEEEDVLSEKGLVLGARKFLEREGGDLRFSAVALARGYD; from the coding sequence ATGTCCAACCCCGacccccccaccacagcGCCCGCCTTCATCCCCCTCGAAGCCAACCCAGAGCTCATgacaaccctcctcaccaacctggGCATGtcccccaccctcgccctccacgACGTCTACTCCCTCACCGACCCCGATTTGTTGTCTTTCATCCCCCGCCCAGCCtacgccctcctcctcgtcttccccatcaccccaaCCTACGAATCCCACCGTCTGGCGGAggactccctcctccctgacCACGTCCCCACCCCGGATTACCCCGTGATCTGGTTCAGACAGACGATCCGCAACGCCTGCGGGCTCATGGGCCTCCTCCACGCCATTGCTAATTCTCCCGCCGAGTTCATCACCCCGGACAGCGACCTTGACAGGATTGTCAAGACGGCGTTGCCGCTGGACACGATCGGACGGGCGAGGCTGCTGGAGACAGAGGAgagtttggcgagggcgcatagggcggcggcggagaggggggacACGGCTGCTCCCGAGGCgacggatgaggttgatttgCATTATGTTGCTTTTGtcaaggggagggatggggggctttgggagatggatgggagaCGGAAGGGGCCGAtcaggaggggggagttggaggaggaggaggatgtgttGAGcgagaaggggttggtgttgggggcgaggaagtttttggagagggaggggggggatttgaggTTTAGTGCTGTTGCGCTGGCGAGGGGGTATGAttag
- the ERG1 gene encoding Squalene epoxidase (EggNog:ENOG503NUIZ; COG:I; BUSCO:EOG09261M4S) has translation MASKPKSALDHERTRREQHHEADIVVIGAGVFGCAAAFSFANQGRSVILLERWLHEPDRIVGELLQPGGVAALKKLGLGKCLEGIDAIPCYGYHVLYRGDDVAIPYPTVSPEGNVVVTRGEKRDRRGPEGRAFHHGRFIMQLRKACHEHPNITVFETEVTDLVQKGGEVLGVKTRTTTDKEKNLKKEDAFFAPLTIVADGYASKFRQPLLNKTPIVKSKFYALELIDCDFPPQYYGHVCIGDASVVLLYQIGTRETRALIDVPLDCAAASPQNGGVRGYIQNVVLPALPKSVQPSVVKALADGKIPKSMPNSWLPPTKQTTTPGVLVLGDAHNMRHPLTGGGMTVAFNDVVVLSDLLSPEQIPNLSDHGAVASAMSTFHYRRKSLTSIINVLAQALYSLFAANDWQLRALQRGCFRYFQMGRTDEPVALMGGMMQRPLVLARHFFTVAFLAIWMNTVELCGGNVVLGAVMLPLAVVQAVMILWKACVVFLPVFGTELW, from the coding sequence atggcctCCAAACCAAAATCCGCTCTCGACCACGAGCGCACCCGCCGCGAGCAACACCACGAAGCagacatcgtcgtcatcggcgCCGGCGTCTTCGGCTGCGCAGCCGCGTTCTCTTTCGCAAACCAAGGCCGctccgtcatcctcctcgagcgCTGGCTCCACGAGCCCGACCGCATCGTAGGCGAACTCCTCCAGCCGGGCGGTGTAGCCGCCCTCAAGAAACTCGGCCTGGGGAAATGCCTGGAGGGCATCGATGCTATCCCTTGCTACGGCTATCACGTCTTGTACCGCGGTGATGACGTCGCGATCCCATACCCTACTGTCTCGCCGGAGGGAAACGTCGTGGTGACAAgaggggagaagagagacaGAAGAGGGCCAGAGGGGAGGGCGTTTCACCACGGGAGGTTCATCATGCAGTTGAGGAAGGCGTGTCATGAACATCCGAATATCACTGTTTTCGAAACAGAGGTGACAGATCTCGTCcaaaagggaggggaggtacTAGGTgtgaagacgaggacgacaacagacaaggagaagaaccTCAAGAAGGAAGATGCCTTCTTTGCTCCCTTGACCATCGTGGCGGATGGTTACGCCAGCAAGTTCAGACAACCGCTTCTGAACAAGACCCCCATCGTCAAGTCAAAGTTTTATGCGTTGGAGTTGATCGACTGTGATTTCCCCCCGCAATACTACGGCCACGTCTGCATCGGGGACGCGTCGGTCGTCCTGCTCTACCAAATCGGCACTCGCGAAACCAGGGCTTTGATCGACGTCCCACTCGACTGCGCGGCTGCCTCCCCTCAGAACGGGGGAGTGAGGGGATACATCCAAAACGTCGTTTTGCCTGCCCTCCCTAAATCAGTCCAACCCTCCGTTGTCAAGGCGCTCGCCGACGGGAAGATTCCGAAATCAATGCCAAACAGCTGGCTTCCGCCCACGAAACAGACAACCACCCCTGGCGTTTTAGTCCTGGGAGACGCGCACAATATGCGCCACCCCTTGACGGGGGGAGGCATGACTGTCGCGTTCAACGACGTGGTTGTCTTGTCTGATCTGCTCTCCCCGGAGCAAATCCCTAACCTGTCTGATCACGGAGCGGTGGCGTCGGCAATGAGCACGTTTCACTACCGCCGGAAGAGCCTGACGAGCATTATCAATGTTTTGGCGCAGGCGTTGTACAGCCTGTTTGCGGCGAATGATTGGCAGCTGAGGGCGCTGCAGAGGGGGTGTTTTCGATATTTTCAGATGGGTAGGACGGACGAGCCGGTTGCActgatgggggggatgatgcaGAGGCCGTTGGTGCTGGCTAGGCATTTTTTTACCGTGGCGTTTTTGGCGATCTGGATGAACACTGTTGAGTTGTGCGGGGGGAatgtggttttgggggcggTGATGTTGCCGCTGGCGGTTGTTCAGGCGGTGATGATTTTGTGGAAGGCTTGCGTGGTGTTTTTGCCGGTTTTTGGGACGGAGTTGTggtag
- a CDS encoding hypothetical protein (EggNog:ENOG503P6D0), whose translation MGIFSFLSRKSHDKHKAASLRAHAYDTTAAGTVPLQGAYPVAGNGPNVFDTLSGGRPDSRHAQLSSTVPDNHNGAAPAPGVPRYRDPTTDRPNTAPSGQPTLQHVSSGTRLRKAAKKGPPISFKMLRSVGSTISGGSRPGSKGSEYEIKSTLQGTVSHSRSSSMRSESGRFRDILDAHSELKPPDFRARVKAAGAKDYGEDVAERNMGENGFDLESEHVKAFYNSHPSAPRPRRSAPALNPRSSRHTIREAQNGQQPPKRPMAPPPASIAPSQRSLPQALPGQTPRHKPAETALYADMKTTGGGHLKRRVSVNTYMPPASFQNTSAVSLSKVHGSEINTIDLDILKPPIVMGAPRTSGETPRTARIPRDSVMLARRKVSIPGHLARRDSSSPERTFSLRSATTRPQHHHQRASMSSSTSASFSPRHRHSLHTLHSSISSSGVQSWDGSSFLQGTTTTTTTTTTPLAYPRRLHTATQPFQPPSVSEVDVDAVDDWVEFCSSHKTASTTPKPTASSLANLGFRRPLSMMRSTPPPPPLNPPARPATAVPFEIPEHHVPIRTRSLRGYSASSGTPTTHTVTVRSSSSPGRPQSRTTVTSASVDDDSLAPEAVKLAEGEDDDGFNMDDHISSDEVDSVLGGGGKKPSGEGEEELLWKEEGYGGGGLMLPGLWEVFPEAKVKGSYDGIGDSFGPRGGGRRRRRRRRYVVDTGVEYGSSGDEGEGFGEERREEEEEEEEMVRGRGVVVGRVRGRGRRRGKLEGIYGEKKGSDADDEEGTPRGRRASVGSYYMELREKVGVGVIEEEKEVMGKVDAAAAVRMRKQVKCAERAAGGGRVRLRTGGEGAANIGVRRNKSVPVLCVEGEEYRG comes from the exons ATGGGCATCTTCAGCTTTCTCTCAAGAAAGTCTCATGACAAGCACAAGGCTGCTTCTCTAAGAGCACACGCCTATGACACGACAGCCGCTGGGACTGTCCCTCTTCAAG GAGCATACCCAGTAGCAGGCAATGGTCCCAATGTTTTCGATACGCTGTCTGGGGGACGACCAGACTCTCGTCATGCACAGCTTTCGTCGACGGTGCCGGATAATCACAACGGAGCTGCGCCTGCCCCTGGGGTTCCTCGCTATCGAGACCCGACTACTGACCGACCAAACACGGCTCCCAGTGGGCAGCCAACGTTGCAACATGTGAGCTCCGGGACCAGGTTGAGGAAGGCTGCCAAGAAAGGTCCTCCCATCTCTTTCAAGATGCTTCGAAGCGTTGGCTCTACCATCAGTGGCGGCTCGCGACCAGGATCGAAGGGTTCCGAGTACGAAATCAAGAGTACCTTGCAAGGGACCGTCAGCCATTCACGCTCCAGCTCAATGCGTAGCGAAAGTGGCAGGTTCAGAGATATCCTCGACGCCCATTCCGAGCTCAAGCCTCCCGACTTTCGAGCCAGAGTCAAGGCTGCCGGTGCCAAGGACTATGGAGAGGACGTTGCCGAAAGGAACATGGGAGAAAATGGGTTTGATCTGGAGTCAGAGCATGTCAAGGCCTTCTACAACAGCCATCCGAGCGCACCCCGGCCGAGAAGGTCAGCCCCTGCTCTCAacccaagaagctcgaggcaCACGATTCGGGAGGCACAGAATggtcaacaaccaccaaaaaggCCGATGGCCCCCCCACCTGCTTCCATCGCCCCGTCTCAGCGCTCTCTGCCCCAAGCACTGCCGGGCCAGACGCCCCGACACAAGCCCGCCGAGACCGCCCTGTACGCTGACATGAAAACCACGGGCGGCGGACACCTGAAGCGACGGGTATCAGTCAACACCTACATGCCTCCAGCTTCCTTCCAGAACACCAGCGCCGTCTCCTTGAGCAAGGTGCACGGCTCAgagatcaacaccatcgacCTGGACATTCTGAAGCCGCCGATTGTGATGGGCGCTCCGAGGACAAGCGGGGAGACCCCGCGGACGGCGAGGATACCGCGGGATTCGGTGATGCtcgcgaggaggaaggtgtcgATACCGGGCCACCTCGCTCGGCGTGACAGCTCTTCTCCAGAAAGGACGTTTTCTCTCCGGTCAGCTACCACCCgaccccagcaccaccaccagcgtgCGTCAATGAGTAGTTCAACCAGCGCATCGTTTTCCCCCCGCCACCGTCACAGTTTACACACGTTGCACTCGTCTATTTCTTCGTCTGGTGTTCAGAGCTGGGATGGCAGCTCGTTTCTTCagggaacaacaacaacaacaacaacaacaacaacaccgctGGCTTACCCGCGTCGTCTTCACACTGCTACTCAACCCTTTCAGCCACCGTCCGTATctgaggttgatgttgacgcTGTGGATGATTGGGTGGAATTTTGTTCTT CCCACAAGACAGCTTCTACAACCCCTAAACCTACCGCTTCCTCATTGGCAAACCTGGGGTTTCGTCGTCCCCTCTCCATGATGAGAAGcacaccgccaccgccgcccctgaacccccccGCCCGACCGGCAACCGCTGTACCGTTTGAGATCCCTGAACATCACGTCCCGATTCGcacgaggagtttgagaggTTACTCGGCCTCGTCCGGGACACCGACCACGCACACCGTCACGGTTAGATCCTCCTCCAGTCCTGGACGTCCGCAGTCACGAACGACGGTCACGTCTGCGTCTGTGGATGATGACAGTCTGGCGCCCGAGGCGGTCAAGcttgctgagggggaggatgatgatgggtttaATATGGATGATCACATTTCTTCGGATGAGGTCGATAGCGttctcgggggtggggggaaaaAGCCGagcggagagggggaggaggagctgctctggaaggaggaggggtatgggggtggggggttgatgttgccggGGTTGTGGGAGGTTTTTCCGGAGGCGAAGGTAAAGGGGAGTTATGATGGGATTGGGGATAGTTTTGGGCCtaggggcggggggaggaggaggaggaggaggaggaggtatgTGGTTGATACGGGGGTTGAGTATGGGAgtagtggtgatgagggagaggggtttggggaggagaggagagaggaggaggaggaagaggaggagatggtgagggggaggggggtggttgttggaagggtgaggggcaggggaaggagaagggggaaatTGGAGGGGATTTAtggagaaaagaaggggagtgatgctgatgatgaggaggggacgccgagggggaggagggcgtcaGTGGGGAGTTATTACAtggagttgagggagaaggttggggtgggggttattgaggaggagaaagaggtgATGGGCAAAGTGGATGCGGCTGCTGCGGTTAGGATGAGGAAGCAGGTCAAGTGTGCGGAGAGGGCggctggtggggggagggttaggCTGCGaacgggaggggagggggcggcgAATATTGGGGTCAGGAGGAACAAGTCGGTGCCGGTGTTGTgtgttgaaggggaggagtaCAGGGGGTGA
- the mug81 gene encoding putative steryl acetyl hydrolase mug81 (COG:A; EggNog:ENOG503NYFN) produces MMTPSLSLEEWRAQVSAMKSAVVSANLKPSPPTNSDNEGDWTDDEIEPRHPRNGDIWDFISDDDDDLLSDSDDSEDISSGGDDQFSGRPSSSATVYDLNWLAAKCQNHPSGLDAQALEGQILEILTAGKRSEEEVQSQLTDLIGFDDLDFVVELSLHRGEVVAAAASERSGTRLLTKAQRQEQLRERDRLHKGRKLQQAREKEEEYPHVYKQYHGGNTLSHSGHKYKLPPNSQRLEFEKHEEYVIPAGRAGTLWPGHRLVSIKELDGLCRGTFRGYESLNRMQSLVYPVAYKTGENMLICAPTGAGKTDAAMLTVLQTVGQYLTPSPGEVHDASEFGVDLAEFKIVYVAPMKALAAEITEKLGKRLAWLGVRVREYTGDMHLTKREVVETQVIVTTPEKWDVVTRKGTGDTELVQKVRLLIIDEVHMLHDERGAVLESLVARTQRQVESTQSLIRIVGLSATLPNYVDVADFLGVNKQRGLFYFDSSFRPVPLEQHFLGVKGKAGTRQSRDNIDEVAFEKVREMLEEGHQVMVFVHSRRDTQATAKMLYEKATDQACVGLFDPSGSEKFEAAMRDVKQTKAREIRDLVPKGLGIHHAGMARSDRNLMERLFGEGVIKVLCCTATLAWGVNLPAAAVIIKGTQVYSAQEGKFVDLGILDVLQIFGRAGRPQFEDTGIGMICTTHDRLAHYLTAVTDQLPIESKFSAKLVDNLNAEIALGTVTSINDAVKWIGYSYLFVRMRRNPMAYGIDWSEYSDDPQLVQRRRKLAIQAARTLRQSQMIIFNETTEELRSKDIGRIASQYYIQHTSIQIFNSLMKWDSAEKDILMMIAMSGEFDNIQSRNNEADELSRMKANQHFIPYEIKGGIDTPQTKTNILLQAYISRLQPEDFALTNDLNYVAQQAGRICRALFMIALNRRWGYQCLVLLTMAKSIEKRIWAFQHPFHQFDLPKPVLNSLDAKEALSIESMREMEPAEIGNLVNNFKTGHKIAKLLDNFPTLSIEAEIAPLNRDVLRIRLFVTPDFRWNDYLHGTSESYYIWVENSETSEIYHHEFFILSRRRLHDDHELNFTIPLSDPLPNQIYVRAVSDRWLGAETVTAVSFQHLIRPDTESVYTDLLNLQPLPVSALKNPALEELYAQRFQYFNPMQTQLFHTLYHRPVNVLLGSPTGSGKTVAAELAMWWAFRERPGSKVVYIAPMKALVRERVKDWGDRLAKPLGLRLVELTGDNTPDTRTIQDADIIITTPEKWDGISRSWQTRGYVRKVSLVVIDEIHLLAGDRGPILEIIVSRMNYIAASTKNAVRLLGMSTACANATDLGNWLGVKGEEGLFNFRHSVRPVPLELYIDGFPEVRGFCPLMQSMNRPTFLAILNHSPEKPVIVFVPSRRQTRLTAKDLINLCGMEDNPRRFLSMDEDDLQGILSRVKDEALKEAISFGIGLHHAGLVEGDRQIAEELFLNNKIQILIATSTLAWGVNLPAHLVVVKGTQFYDAKIEAYKDMDLTDVLQMLGRAGRPQFDSSGVARIFTQDSKKDFYKHFLHTGFPVESSLHTVLDNHLCAEICAETIITKQDALDYLTWTFFFRRLHKNPSYYGLEISAEEHNTTTAQQLANEFIISMVDSSLHELTVSKCVEVYPNGDVDPTPLGKIMSYYYLSHKTIRQLVKKAKPQATFIDVLSWMSIATEYDELPVRHNEDLINAELSKNLRFPGTAFGLPMWDPHVKAFLLLQAHMSGITLPITDYVGDQTSVLDQSVRIIQAGIDVMAELGYLSSLKSFASLLQAVKGGIWPDEDPVSLLPGVSLPANNKRKPTPLRDIARMSRNQNQLDRLARELHVPSSAIAKFKKAAACLPDVNVSVDDVRNTSLTVTLRRQNPITEREGRIYAPKYPKPQTEGYFVIVGDLATEEVVAVKRVGWSGRQARDKNGKRNPVEIGDRPTARAVIKLPEWEGKRRYDVLVVSDGYVGVEWGVKADVPGKPVVDVDVGEKEKGKMPQGQEGEMS; encoded by the coding sequence ATGATGACTCCATCCCTCAGCCTAGAAGAATGGCGCGCCCAGGTCTCAGCCATGAAATCAGCCGTCGTCTCGGCCAATCTCAAACCATCCCCCCCGACAAACAGCGACAACGAAGGCGACTGGACAGACGACGAGATTGAGCCCCGGCACCCCAGAAACGGGGACATCTGGGACTTTATctcggacgacgacgacgacctcctCTCCGACAGTGATGACTCTGAGGACATCTCCAGCGGTGGTGACGACCAGTTCAGCGGCCGGCCTTCCAGTTCGGCAACGGTTTATGACCTGAACTGGTTGGCGGCGAAatgccaaaaccaccctTCCGGTCTTGACGCCCAAGCATTAGAGGGGCAGATTCTGGAAATTTTGACAGCGGGAAAGAggtcggaagaggaggtgcaAAGCCAACTGACTGACCTGATCGGTTTTGACGACTTGGACTTTGTGGTCGAGTTGTCTCTGCACaggggcgaggttgttgccgctgctgcctcAGAGAGGTCTGGCACCCGGTTACTGACAAAAGCTCAGAGGCAGGAGCAGTTACGGGAAAGGGATCGGTTGCACAAGGGCCGAAAGTTGCAACAGGCAcgggaaaaggaggaggagtaccCCCACGTTTACAAACAATACCATGGTGGAAACACGCTGTCGCACAGCGGGCACAAGTACAAGCTCCCGCCCAACAGTCAGAGGTTGGAGTTTGAAAAGCACGAGGAGTATGTCATCCCCGCCGGGCGGGCGGGGACGCTGTGGCCGGGGCACAGGCTTGTCAgcatcaaggagctggatgggCTTTGCCGGGGGACGTTTAGGGGGTATGAGAGTCTGAATCGGATGCAGAGCTTGGTTTACCCGGTTGCATACAAGACGGGGGAGAACATGCTGATCTGTGCGCCGACGGGGGCGGGAAAGACGGATGCTGCGATGTTGACTGTGCTGCAGACGGTGGGGCAGTATCTGACGCCGAGTCCTGGGGAGGTTCATGACGCGAGCGAGTTTGGGGTTGATCTGGCAGAGTTCAAGATTGTGTATGTCGCGCCGATGAAGGCGCTGGCGGCCGAGATTACAGAGaagttggggaagaggctgGCTTGGTTGGGAGTCAGGGTGAGGGAGTACACGGGTGATATGCACCTgacgaagagggaggtggtggagacgcAGGTTATTGTTACGACGCCGGAGAAGTGGGACGTGGTTACACGAAAAGGGACGGGGGATACCGAGTTGGTGCAGAAGGTTAGGTTGTTGATCATTGATGAGGTGCATATGCTTCATGATGAGAGGGGTGCGGTGTTGGAGAGTCTGGTGGCGAGGACGCAGAGGCAGGTGGAGAGCACGCAGAGCTTGATTCGTATTGTTGGGTTGAGTGCCACGCTGCCGAATTATGTGGACGTGGCCGACTTTTTGGGCGTGAACAAGcagagggggttgttttATTTTGATTCGAGCTTCAGGCCGGTGCCGTTGGAGCAGCACTTTTTGGGCgtgaaggggaaggcggggACGAGGCAGTCGAGAGACAACATTGACGAGGTGGCGTTtgagaaggtgagggagatgctgGAAGAGGGGCATCAGGTCATGGTCTTTGTCCATTCGAGGAGGGACACGCAGGCGACGGCCAAGATGCTGTATGAGAAGGCTACGGATCAGGCTTGTGTCGGGTTGTTTGATCCGAGTGGGAGTGAGAAGTTTgaggcggcgatgagggaTGTGAAGCAgacgaaggcgagggagattaGGGACTTGGTGCCAAAGGGGCTGGGCATTCACCATGCGGGTATGGCGAGGTCGGACCGGAActtgatggagaggttgtttGGGGAAGGTGTGATCAAGGTCTTGTGCTGTACGGCAACGTTGGCGTGGGGCGTCAACCTGCCGGCTGCGGCGGTTATCATCAAGGGGACCCAGGTCTACAGTGCCCAGGAGGGCAAGTTTGTGGACCTGGGAATTCTGGATGTGCTGCAGATCTTTGGTCGTGCTGGTCGTCCCCAGTTTGAGGATACTGGTATTGGCATGATCTGCACGACGCACGACAGGCTGGCTCATTACCTCACTGCCGTGACCGACCAGCTACCGATCGAGTCCAAGTTCTCGGCCAAGTTGGTGGACAACTTGAATGCTGAGATTGCGTTGGGCACCGTCACCTCGATCAACGATGCCGTCAAGTGGATCGGTTACTCGTATCTGTTTGtgcggatgaggaggaaccCGATGGCCTATGGTATCGACTGGTCCGAGTACAGCGACGACCCTCAACTGGTCCAAAGACGACGCAAGCTGGCCATTCAAGCTGCCCGGACGCTTCGGCAAAGTCAGATGATCATCTTCAACGAGACGACCGAGGAGCTGCGCAGCAAGGACATCGGCCGTATTGCCAGCCAATACTACATTCAACACACCAGCATCCAAATCTTCAACTCGCTGATGAAGTGGGACTCGGCCGAGAAGGACATCCTCATGATGATTGCCATGTCTGGCGAGTTTGACAACATTCAGTCGAGAAACAACGAGGCCGACGAGCTGTCGCGGATGAAGGCGAACCAGCACTTTATCCCGTACGAGATCAAGGGCGGCATTGACACACCGCAGACAAAGACTAATATCCTGCTGCAGGCATACATCTCAAGGCTCCAGCCAGAGGATTTTGCGCTGACAAACGACTTGAATTATGTTGCTCAGCAGGCCGGCCGTATCTGCCGGGCTCTGTTCATGATTGCGCTGAACAGGAGATGGGGGTACCAGTGCTTGGTTCTGTTGACCATGGCCAAGTCGATTGAGAAGCGGATTTGGGCTTTCCAGCATCCGTTCCACCAGTTCGATCTCCCCAAGCCGGTTCTGAACAGCCTGGACGCGAAGGAGGCTTTGTCGATTGAGTCGATGCGCGAGATGGAGCCGGCCGAGATTGGGAATCTGGTCAATAATTTCAAGACGGGCCACAAGATTGCCAAGTTGCTTGACAACTTTCCCACCTTGAGCATCGAGGCCGAGATTGCGCCCTTGAACCGGGATGTCTTGAGAATCAGGCTGTTTGTCACTCCTGATTTCCGCTGGAATGATTACCTTCATGGGACCTCGGAGTCGTACTACATCTGGGTTGAGAACTCGGAGACGTCTGAGATCTATCATCATGAGTTCTTCATCCTTAGTAGGAGGAGGTTGCATGATGATCATGAGCTCAACTTTACGATTCCGCTGAGCGATCCGCTGCCGAATCAGATTTACGTCAGGGCGGTGTCTGACCGATGGCTTGGTGCTGAGACGGTCACTGCTGTTTCTTTCCAGCATCTCATCAGGCCGGACACGGAGAGCGTGTACACGGATCTCCTGAACCTTCAGCCTCTGCCTGTTTCGGCTCTCAAGAACCCGGCCCTGGAGGAGCTGTACGCCCAGCGCTTCCAGTACTTCAACCCCATGCAGACGCAGTTGTTCCACACGCTGTACCACCGACCAGTCAACGTTCTGCTGGGTTCGCCAACAGGCAGCGGCAAGACTGTGGCTGCCGAACTGGCCATGTGGTGGGCTTTCCGGGAGCGTCCTGGGTCAAAGGTGGTTTACATCGCTCCCATGAAGGCCCTCGTCCGCGAGCGTGTCAAGGACTGGGGCGACCGCCTTGCCAAACCATTGGGGCTGAGGCTGGTAGAGTTGACGGGCGACAATACTCCCGACACCCGGACCATTCAAGACGctgatatcatcatcaccactcccGAGAAGTGGGATGGCATCTCGCGTAGTTGGCAGACGAGAGGATACGTCCGCAAGGTTAGTCTGGTCGTTATTGACGAGATTCATCTGCTGGCTGGTGACCGCGGTCCTATTTTGGAGATTATCGTGTCGCGCATGAACTACATCGCTGCGTCGACAAAGAATGCCGTCAGGCTGTTGGGCATGTCGACTGCTTGCGCCAATGCGACTGACTTGGGGAACTGGCTAGGTgtgaaaggggaggaggggctgttCAACTTTAGGCACTCGGTTCGTCCAGTGCCGCTGGAGTTGTATATCGATGGGTTCCCAGAGGTTAGAGGCTTTTGTCCGCTGATGCAGTCTATGAACCGGCCTACTTTCCTGGCTATCTTGAATCATAGTCCGGAGAAGCCCGTTATCGTCTTTGTGCCGTCCCGTCGGCAGACGAGGTTGACGGCCAAGGATCTGATCAATCTGTGCGGTATGGAGGACAACCCGAGACGGTTCTTGAGCATGGACGAAGATGACTTGCAGGGTATCTTGTCTCGGGTCAAGGACGAGGCTCTCAAGGAGGCCATCAGCTTTGGAATTGGTCTGCATCATGCCGGTCTGGTCGAGGGTGACAGGCAGATCGCCGAGGAGCtgttcctcaacaacaagatccaGATCTTGATCGCGACGAGCACGCTGGCTTGGGGTGTCAACTTGCCAGCTCACTTGGTCGTGGTCAAGGGAACGCAGTTCTACGACGCCAAGATTGAGGCGTACAAGGACATGGACTTGACGGATGTGCTGCAGATGTTGGGTCGTGCTGGTCGCCCGCAGTTCGACAGCTCTGGTGTTGCTCGCATCTTTACGCAAGACTCCAAGAAGGACTTTTACAAGCACTTCTTGCACACCGGCTTCCCGGTTGAGTCGTCGCTGCACACGGTGCTGGACAACCATTTGTGTGCTGAGATTTGTGCCGAGAcgatcatcaccaagcagGATGCGCTGGACTACCTGACGTGGACGTTTTTCTTCAGACGCTTGCACAAGAATCCGTCGTATTATGGGCTGGAGATCTCTGCCGAGGAGCACAACACCACTACGGCTCAGCAGCTGGCCAACGAGTTTATAATCTCCATGGTGGACTCTTCGCTCCATGAGCTGACAGTGTCAAAGTGCGTGGAGGTTTACCCCAACGGGGATGTCGACCCTACACCCCTAGGCAAGATCATGTCCTACTACTACCTCTCCCACAAAACCATCCGCCAGCTCGTCAAGAAAGCCAAACCCCAAGCCACCTTCATCGACGTCCTGTCATGGATGTCCATCGCGACCGAATACGACGAACTCCCCGTCCGGCACAACGAAGACCTCATCAACGCCGAGTTATCCAAGAACCTCCGCTTCCCAGGGACAGCCTTCGGTCTGCCCATGTGGGATCCCCATGTCAAGGCCTTTTTGCTGTTGCAAGCTCACATGTCGGGGATTACGCTGCCGATTACCGATTACGTCGGTGATCAGACTTCGGTATTGGATCAGTCAGTTCGTATCATCCAAGCCGGCATCGACGTCATGGCCGAACTGGGTtacctctcctctctcaaaTCGTTTgcttccctcctccaggCAGTAAAGGGTGGCATCTGGCCTGACGAGGACCCCGTCTCCTTGTTGCCGGGAGTCTCCCTCCCTGCAAACAACAAGCGCAAACCCACGCCGTTGCGGGACATCGCGAGGATGTCCCGCAACCAGAACCAACTCGATCGTCTTGCTCGCGAGCTTCACGTCCCGAGTTCTGCAATCGCCAAGTTCAAAAAAGCGGCGGCTTGCCTGCCTGATGTGAATGTCAGTGTCGACGATGTGAGAAACACGTCTTTGACCGTCACCTTGAGGCGTCAGAACCCCATCAcggaaagggaggggaggatctACGCGCCAAAGTATCCCAAGCCACAGACAGAGGGGTATTTTGTTATTGTTGGGGATTTGGCCAcggaagaggtggtggctgtcaagagggtgggttggagTGGACGGCAGGCTAGAGACAAAAATGGGAAGAGAAACCCCGTTGAGATTGGGGACAGGCCGACGGCGAGAGCGGTGATCAAGTTGCCTGAGTGGGAGGGCAAGAGGAGGTatgatgttttggtggtgagtgatGGGTATGTGGGTGTGGAGTGGGGGGTTAAGGCTGATGTGCCGGGGAAGCCGGTAGTGGATGTCGATGtcggggagaaggagaaagggAAGATGCCTCAGGGGCAGGAAGGGGAGATGAGTTGA